The Skermanella pratensis genome has a window encoding:
- a CDS encoding zinc metalloprotease HtpX translates to MPPPLPNSRRHRSANRLHTVLLLAGMIGLLVACGWIVAGPEGGLWALVLGGVSLAFAPRMSPQMVLGMYGAVPVRAWDMPKVTAILNELAERAELPRPPQLYWIPSPTLNAFAMGTRGDAVVAVTDGLVRSLSARELAGVLGHEITHIANGDLWLMGLADTVSRLTRMMSLFGQILLLFNLPLLIAGAVTIPWGLILLLVLAPTIGALLQLALSRTREYDADLGGALLTGDPLALAGALRKLEHYGRGLWESLMMPNRRNPSPSLLRSHPPTEERIRRLVDLREQLSGRPSLPGIDALAQGDAPVAGRFRIVPAQPRHRLTGLWY, encoded by the coding sequence ATGCCGCCTCCCTTGCCGAATTCCCGCCGCCATCGCTCGGCCAACCGCCTGCACACTGTCCTGCTGCTCGCCGGCATGATCGGGCTGCTGGTCGCCTGCGGCTGGATCGTCGCGGGACCGGAGGGCGGCTTGTGGGCGCTGGTGCTCGGCGGCGTCAGCCTTGCCTTCGCGCCGCGCATGTCGCCCCAGATGGTCCTGGGCATGTACGGCGCCGTCCCGGTCCGTGCCTGGGACATGCCGAAGGTCACCGCGATCCTGAACGAGCTGGCCGAACGGGCGGAGTTGCCGCGCCCGCCGCAGCTCTACTGGATCCCGAGCCCGACGCTGAACGCCTTCGCGATGGGCACCCGCGGCGATGCCGTGGTCGCGGTGACGGACGGGCTCGTGCGCTCGCTGAGTGCCCGCGAGCTGGCCGGCGTGCTGGGGCACGAGATCACCCACATCGCCAACGGCGACCTGTGGCTGATGGGGCTGGCCGACACGGTCAGCCGGCTGACCCGCATGATGTCGCTGTTCGGACAGATCCTGCTGCTTTTCAACCTGCCGCTGCTGATCGCCGGCGCCGTCACGATCCCGTGGGGCCTGATCCTGCTGCTGGTGCTGGCGCCGACGATCGGAGCCTTGCTCCAACTGGCGCTGTCCCGCACGCGGGAATACGACGCCGACCTGGGCGGCGCCCTGCTGACCGGCGATCCCCTGGCGTTGGCGGGCGCCTTGAGGAAGCTGGAGCACTACGGCAGGGGTCTGTGGGAATCGCTGATGATGCCGAACCGGCGCAACCCGAGCCCGTCGCTGCTGCGCTCCCATCCGCCGACGGAGGAGCGGATCCGCCGGCTTGTGGACCTGCGCGAGCAGCTCTCCGGGCGGCCGTCGCTTCCGGGGATCGACGCCCTGGCGCAGGGCGACGCGCCCGTCGCCGGGCGCTTCCGCATCGTCCCGGCCCAGCCGCGCCACCGCCTGACCGGACTATGGTACTGA
- a CDS encoding M48 family metallopeptidase, with product MSGTALVGCVGAGQTGLGLGLVSAEEVQQLGLKSWQQIRSETPVSRNATYQRALQQVGTNILGAVGENPGQWEMVVFQGQEANAFALPGNKIGVYEGMFAIAKNVDQLAAVVGHEIGHNQAQHARERLSSAQATSMGQQLLGAALQIGNVGYANELAGLLGAGIQYGLILPYSRNQELEADSIGLLNMARAGYDPRASVQLWQNMQAAGQRAPEFLSTHPAPDSRIAALEAKMPEAMSLYNPRRG from the coding sequence GTGAGCGGGACGGCGCTGGTCGGCTGCGTCGGCGCCGGCCAGACGGGCCTTGGCCTCGGCCTGGTCTCGGCGGAGGAGGTGCAGCAGCTCGGGCTGAAGAGCTGGCAGCAGATCCGGTCGGAGACGCCGGTCTCACGGAACGCCACTTACCAGCGCGCGCTCCAGCAGGTCGGCACCAACATCCTGGGCGCCGTCGGGGAGAATCCGGGCCAGTGGGAGATGGTCGTCTTCCAGGGCCAGGAGGCCAACGCCTTCGCCCTGCCGGGCAACAAGATCGGCGTCTACGAGGGCATGTTCGCCATCGCGAAGAACGTCGATCAGCTCGCCGCCGTGGTCGGGCACGAGATCGGCCACAACCAGGCCCAGCACGCCCGCGAGCGTCTGAGTTCCGCGCAGGCCACCAGCATGGGCCAGCAGCTTCTGGGCGCTGCGCTCCAGATCGGCAACGTCGGCTACGCCAACGAGCTTGCCGGGCTGCTGGGTGCCGGCATCCAGTACGGCCTGATCCTGCCCTATTCGCGCAACCAGGAGCTGGAGGCCGACAGCATCGGCCTGCTCAACATGGCGCGCGCCGGGTACGATCCGCGGGCATCCGTCCAGCTGTGGCAGAACATGCAGGCGGCCGGCCAGCGCGCGCCCGAGTTCCTGTCCACCCACCCGGCGCCTGATTCGCGGATCGCGGCGTTGGAAGCGAAGATGCCCGAGGCCATGAGCCTGTATAACCCCCGGCGGGGTTGA
- a CDS encoding thiamine pyrophosphate-binding protein, which translates to MSSTPKPRSGGQILVDSLRVHGTDRAFCVAGESYLDVLDAFHDAPDIDLVTCRQEGGAANMAEAAGKLTGRPGICFVTRGPGACNASIGVHTAMQDSTPMILFVGQVARDQAEREAFQEIDYRRMFSPVAKWAAQIDDAARIPEFVSRAFHVATSGRPGPVVLALPEDMLRDRVAVPPTGRYTEVQAHPGPADLERVADLLAAAERPLVLVGGSGWTDRACADLKRFAEASCLPVCSSFRRQDVLDNTSPSWIGDLGTGPNPKLLARVRESDLLLVIGARLGEMTTQGYELIDLPETRQTLVHVHASAEELGRVFRPDLPIQSGSAAFAAALARLEPARSDRWRAWTEAGRRDFLEWLEPAPYDGALDLGAVSVWLRDRLPADSIVTIDAGNFSGWAQRFLTYRRPGRQLGPTSGAMGYSVPAAVAAKLVHPERMVVSYVGDGGFMMTGQELATAMHTGSAPIILVFNNGMFGTIRMHQEKNYPGRVSATALTNPDFAALAQSYGAFGAAVERTEDFAPAFEAAVASGKAAVIELRMDPEVISTRTTLSALRQQALGKK; encoded by the coding sequence ATGTCGAGCACTCCGAAGCCCCGTTCAGGTGGGCAGATCCTTGTCGATTCGCTACGCGTCCACGGCACCGACCGGGCGTTCTGCGTCGCGGGCGAAAGCTACCTGGACGTACTCGACGCCTTCCACGACGCTCCCGACATCGATCTGGTCACCTGCCGGCAGGAGGGCGGGGCGGCCAACATGGCCGAGGCGGCCGGCAAGCTGACCGGCAGGCCGGGCATCTGCTTCGTGACCCGCGGCCCCGGCGCCTGCAACGCCTCGATCGGCGTCCATACCGCCATGCAGGATTCCACGCCGATGATCCTGTTCGTCGGCCAGGTGGCGCGCGATCAGGCGGAGCGCGAGGCGTTCCAGGAGATCGACTACCGCCGCATGTTCTCGCCGGTCGCCAAGTGGGCGGCGCAGATCGACGATGCCGCCCGCATCCCGGAATTCGTCAGCCGCGCCTTCCATGTCGCGACCTCCGGACGGCCCGGCCCCGTCGTCCTGGCCCTGCCGGAAGACATGCTGCGCGACCGCGTCGCCGTTCCGCCGACCGGCCGCTACACGGAGGTCCAGGCCCATCCGGGACCTGCCGACCTGGAGCGGGTGGCCGACCTGCTGGCGGCTGCCGAGCGGCCGCTGGTCCTGGTGGGGGGCAGCGGCTGGACCGACCGGGCCTGCGCCGACCTGAAGCGCTTCGCCGAAGCCTCCTGCCTGCCGGTCTGTTCCTCGTTCCGCCGCCAGGACGTGCTGGACAACACCAGCCCGTCCTGGATCGGCGACTTAGGCACAGGCCCGAACCCGAAGCTGCTGGCCCGCGTCAGGGAGTCCGACCTGCTGCTGGTGATCGGCGCCCGGCTGGGCGAGATGACGACCCAGGGCTACGAGCTGATCGACCTGCCGGAGACCCGCCAGACCCTGGTCCATGTCCATGCCTCCGCCGAGGAGCTGGGCCGGGTGTTCCGTCCCGACCTGCCGATCCAGTCGGGCTCGGCGGCGTTCGCCGCGGCGCTGGCCCGCCTGGAACCGGCCAGGTCCGACCGGTGGCGGGCGTGGACCGAAGCCGGCCGGCGCGACTTCCTGGAGTGGCTGGAGCCGGCGCCCTACGACGGCGCGCTGGACCTGGGCGCGGTGTCGGTCTGGCTGCGCGACCGGCTGCCCGCCGATTCCATCGTCACGATCGACGCCGGCAACTTTTCCGGCTGGGCGCAGCGTTTCCTGACCTACCGCCGTCCCGGCCGGCAGCTCGGCCCGACCAGCGGCGCCATGGGCTATTCGGTCCCGGCGGCGGTCGCGGCCAAGCTGGTCCATCCCGAGCGCATGGTCGTCAGCTATGTCGGCGACGGCGGCTTCATGATGACGGGACAGGAACTGGCGACCGCCATGCACACCGGCTCCGCCCCGATCATCCTGGTATTCAACAACGGCATGTTCGGTACCATCCGCATGCACCAGGAGAAGAACTATCCCGGCCGCGTCAGCGCCACCGCCCTGACCAACCCCGACTTCGCGGCGCTCGCCCAAAGCTACGGAGCCTTCGGCGCCGCGGTCGAGCGGACCGAGGATTTCGCCCCGGCGTTCGAGGCGGCGGTGGCATCGGGCAAGGCGGCGGTGATCGAACTGCGCATGGACCCGGAGGTGATCAGCACCCGCACGACCCTGTCCGCCCTTCGGCAGCAGGCGCTTGGGAAGAAGTAG
- a CDS encoding invasion associated locus B family protein: MVPKIRSRFGAALLALAAFAAAVPADAAEEKRFDDWKLQCADRAPEGLPKCIITQNVVSSDTNLGLLSVAVYFRPGADTPSLGFNLAPQAVKEAGMVLQIDARPALEMPIQECNPNFCVVRATLRDQVLTMFRNGTRGVVAFRIPPDQRIAAQISFRGFTNAFKALEQRKAG, from the coding sequence ATGGTTCCGAAGATCCGGTCCCGTTTCGGCGCCGCCCTGCTCGCCCTGGCGGCCTTCGCCGCCGCCGTCCCGGCCGATGCCGCCGAGGAGAAGCGGTTCGATGACTGGAAGCTGCAATGCGCCGACCGTGCGCCGGAAGGCTTGCCGAAATGCATCATCACCCAGAACGTGGTGTCGAGCGATACCAACCTGGGATTGCTGAGCGTGGCGGTCTATTTCCGGCCCGGCGCCGATACGCCGTCGCTGGGATTCAACCTGGCGCCCCAGGCGGTCAAGGAAGCGGGCATGGTGCTCCAGATCGACGCCCGCCCGGCCCTGGAAATGCCGATCCAGGAGTGCAATCCCAATTTCTGCGTCGTCCGGGCCACCCTGCGGGACCAGGTACTGACCATGTTCCGCAACGGCACGCGCGGCGTCGTGGCCTTCAGGATCCCGCCCGACCAGCGGATCGCGGCGCAGATCTCGTTCAGGGGCTTCACCAACGCCTTCAAGGCCCTGGAGCAGCGAAAGGCCGGCTAG
- a CDS encoding peptide ABC transporter substrate-binding protein gives MAINRTLLGCAGAALALSLGLGCFGSGSAALAAKDELVIGAVQFPGTFHPSIDAMATKSYILGAARRPFTTFDQDWKLICLLCTELPSLEKGTAVEVTRPDGTRAIDATFTIQPGATWGDGKPLTTRDVLFTWEVGRHPLSGVTNAQLFSKDIVGITAVDEKTFTVHWDKYRCSYDSINDLLVLPEHLERPVFEADPAQYRNRTLYDTDRTNPGLYFGPYRISRVESGAYVVLEPNPTWWGDKPGFRRIVVRTIENTSAMEANLLSGEVDYVAGEVGLSIEQALAFEKRHGQRFRVVYQPGLFYEHIDLKLDNEILSDVRVRRALLTAIDRDAISRQLFGGKQPVAHTGVNPLDRYYSEDFTRYPFDPAAAVKLLEEAGWKELRGGIRHDSAGRRLSLEFQSTAGNRTRELVQQVLQEQWRKVGVEVRINNQPARVLFGETLRERRFPAMALFAWLSAPENIPRTILHSTMIPTPENGFSGQNYVGFRDAETDRIIDDLEVTCGENEARPLWTRLQQIYAEQLPALPLYFRSDSYIMPPWLDGVRPTGHQYPSTLWIEQWRSN, from the coding sequence GTGGCGATTAATCGGACTTTGTTGGGATGCGCGGGCGCCGCGCTCGCCCTCTCCCTGGGTCTCGGGTGTTTCGGTTCGGGATCGGCGGCGCTCGCCGCGAAGGACGAGCTGGTGATCGGCGCCGTGCAGTTCCCCGGCACGTTCCATCCCAGCATCGACGCCATGGCGACCAAAAGCTACATCCTGGGCGCCGCACGCCGGCCCTTCACCACCTTCGACCAGGACTGGAAGCTGATCTGCCTGCTCTGCACCGAGCTGCCCAGCCTGGAAAAGGGAACGGCGGTCGAGGTGACCCGGCCGGACGGCACGCGGGCGATCGATGCCACCTTCACCATCCAGCCGGGCGCCACCTGGGGCGACGGCAAGCCGCTGACCACCCGCGACGTGCTGTTTACCTGGGAGGTCGGGCGCCATCCCCTGAGCGGCGTCACCAACGCGCAGCTCTTCTCGAAGGACATCGTCGGCATCACCGCCGTGGACGAGAAGACCTTCACCGTCCACTGGGACAAGTACCGGTGCAGCTACGACTCGATCAACGACCTGCTGGTGCTGCCTGAACACCTGGAACGCCCGGTGTTCGAGGCCGATCCCGCCCAGTACCGCAACCGCACCCTGTACGACACGGACCGCACCAATCCCGGCCTCTATTTCGGCCCCTACCGGATCAGCCGGGTCGAATCGGGCGCCTACGTGGTGCTGGAGCCGAACCCGACCTGGTGGGGCGACAAGCCGGGCTTCAGGCGGATCGTGGTCCGCACCATCGAGAACACCTCGGCGATGGAGGCCAACCTGCTGTCCGGCGAAGTCGACTACGTTGCCGGCGAAGTCGGGCTGTCGATCGAGCAGGCGCTCGCCTTCGAGAAGCGCCACGGCCAGCGGTTCAGGGTCGTCTACCAGCCGGGCCTGTTCTACGAGCATATCGACCTGAAGCTCGACAACGAGATCCTGTCAGACGTGAGGGTCCGCCGCGCGCTGCTGACCGCGATCGACCGCGACGCGATCTCCCGCCAATTGTTCGGCGGCAAGCAGCCGGTTGCCCATACCGGGGTCAATCCGCTCGACCGCTACTACAGCGAGGACTTCACCCGCTACCCGTTCGACCCGGCCGCGGCCGTGAAGCTGCTTGAGGAAGCCGGCTGGAAGGAACTGCGCGGCGGCATCCGGCACGACTCCGCCGGCCGGCGGCTCAGCCTGGAGTTCCAGTCCACCGCCGGCAACCGGACGCGCGAACTGGTCCAGCAGGTGCTCCAGGAGCAGTGGCGCAAGGTCGGCGTCGAGGTCAGGATCAACAACCAGCCGGCCCGCGTGCTGTTCGGCGAGACCCTGCGCGAGCGCCGGTTCCCGGCCATGGCGTTGTTCGCCTGGCTGAGCGCGCCGGAGAACATCCCGCGCACGATCCTGCACTCGACCATGATCCCGACGCCGGAGAACGGCTTTTCCGGCCAGAACTATGTCGGGTTCCGCGACGCCGAGACCGACCGGATCATCGACGACCTGGAGGTGACCTGCGGCGAGAACGAGGCGCGGCCCCTGTGGACCCGGCTCCAGCAGATCTACGCGGAGCAACTGCCGGCCCTGCCGCTCTATTTCCGGTCGGACAGCTATATCATGCCACCCTGGCTGGACGGCGTGCGCCCGACCGGCCACCAGTACCCATCGACCCTGTGGATCGAGCAGTGGCGCTCGAACTGA